A portion of the Lolium rigidum isolate FL_2022 chromosome 1, APGP_CSIRO_Lrig_0.1, whole genome shotgun sequence genome contains these proteins:
- the LOC124682842 gene encoding uncharacterized protein LOC124682842 isoform X3 → MANRFHGNSYDDIDVDFVDVAASMDVSTTTLVRNSSKDLTWLGPAWHCQKRWKHYRSFCRRGITISVHNFVYIMSEEKKRLIAYVEDLYEDSNALNMVIVRWFDKVDEVGVELPPNVDDREIFFSHGLQDLNVECIDGLAAVLSAQHFEKFQSGMKHSYWQPYLCRRQINNDDVKPFDITQLQGYWSQELLKAMFNAGSSLKVRFKVTKGGPSSDGAQKRKSDAFNDDNYQQRRLPSGGFLSDSVDLDHSLQKQLNPGCHAEILSQDSGIRGCWFRCSILKRHRDKIKVRYQDLQNADDTGNLEEWVLLTRIANPDQLGIRISGRPMVRPRYVMQDSKDPCSIDIGALVDAWWNSGWWEGIVLQCGNDGRLQVYFPGEKRVAYFGICDLRQSLEWVGDRWIPLKERKDIMSHLPPTPECEDGAFSKLVGQKDSPSTVPESGERCDEKSLGNKISRGQKRVLADLTNDLKLDNLKWMARKRSRRCSSKRQSGTSSGSSSQGDMEESSPCGINSVPDEEVCKSNGEPIFIGLPVSSLVISRRMIEH, encoded by the exons ATGGCTAATAGGTTCCATGGAAATTCGTATGATGACATTGATGTTGACTTTGTTGATGTTGCTGCCTCAATG GATGTTTCTACTACTACATTAGTCAGGAACAGCTCGAAAGACTTAACATGGTTAGGTCCTGCATGGCACTGCCAAAAAAGATGGAAACACTACAGATCCTTCTGCCGTAGGGGAATTACTATTTCG GTGCATAATTTTGTCTACATCATGAGCGAAGAGAAGAAGCGACTCATTGCGTATGTGGAGGATCTGTATGAGGACTCAAATGCACTCAACATGGTCATTGTACGATGGTTTGACAAAGTTGATGAGGTTGGTGTTGAATTGCCCCCAAATGTTGATGACAGAGAGATTTTCTTTTCTCATGGTCTTCAAGATCTCAATGTTGAATGCATCGATGGATTGGCTGCAGTCCTTAGCGCTCAGCACTTCGAGAAGTTCCAGAGTGGCATGAAACACAGCTATTGGCAGCCTTACCTTTGCCGCCGTCAGATCAATAATGATGATGTCAAACCTTTTGACATCACGCAGTTGCAAGGGTATTGGAGCCAGGAATTGCTTAAGGCCATGTTTAATGCAGGTTCTTCTTTAAAGGTACGATTTAAGGTAACTAAAGGGGGGCCTAGTTCTGATGGAGCGCAGAAGAGGAAATCTGATGCATTCAATGATGACAATTATCAACAGAGGCGTCTTCCTTCTGGTGGGTTCCTTTCGGATTCTGTAGATTTGGACCATAGCCTTCAAAAACAGCTAAATCCTGGTTGCCATGCTGAAATCCTGTCACAGGACAGTGGCATTAGGGGCTGTTGGTTTAGATGCTCAATCTTAAAGAGGCATAGAGATAAGATCAAGGTGCGATACCAAGATCTTCAGAATGCTGATGATACAGGAAATCTGGAG GAGTGGGTTTTGCTGACAAGGATCGCTAATCCTGATCAGTTGGGTATTCGCATCTCTGGAAGGCCAATGGTTCGGCCACGCTATGTGATGCAAGATAGCAAGGACCCATGCTCCATTGATATTGGTGCCCTTGTTGACGCATGGTGGAATAGTGGCTGGTGGGAGGGTATTGTATTGCAGTGTGGAAATGATGGACGTCTTCAAGTTTATTTTCCAG GAGAAAAGCGGGTAGCTTATTTTGGTATATGTGATTTGAGGCAATCACTTGAGTGGGTCGGTGACAGATGGATTCCTTTGAAGGAACGAAAAGACATCATGAGCCACTTGCCTCCTACTCCAGAATGTGAAGATGGAGCCTTTAGCAAACTAGTCGGCCAAAAGGATAGTCCTTCTACAGTACCAGAATCTGGCGAGAGGTGCGATGAGAAATCTTTGGGCAACAAGATCTCTCGGGGTCAGAAGCGTGTTCTGGCCGATCTCACGAATGATCTGAAGCTTGATAACCTGAAGTGGATGGCAAGAAAGCGGAGCAGAAGATGCAGCTCGAAAAGGCAGTCAGGCACTAGCAGCGGTAGCAGCAGCCAGGGAGACATGGAGGAGTCTAGTCCCTGTGGAATTAATTCAGTGCCTGATGAAGAAGTTTGCAAGAGCAATGGAGAGCCAATTTTCATCGGTTTGCCAGTTTCCAGCTTGGTGATTTCCAGGAGGATGATAGAGCACTAG
- the LOC124682842 gene encoding uncharacterized protein LOC124682842 isoform X1 yields the protein MDDAAAAAARRWVQWEEVVVSNDRGRRLVHYYLRGEPGAGGGEERELAVVGRERSPRHMSYAVQGRFLRSLAAAGDGSAAPSPSQSPAAAAEGAPRKWRSRREVVDWLSSLVSGCNDGTYSMANRFHGNSYDDIDVDFVDVAASMDVSTTTLVRNSSKDLTWLGPAWHCQKRWKHYRSFCRRGITISVHNFVYIMSEEKKRLIAYVEDLYEDSNALNMVIVRWFDKVDEVGVELPPNVDDREIFFSHGLQDLNVECIDGLAAVLSAQHFEKFQSGMKHSYWQPYLCRRQINNDDVKPFDITQLQGYWSQELLKAMFNAGSSLKVRFKVTKGGPSSDGAQKRKSDAFNDDNYQQRRLPSGGFLSDSVDLDHSLQKQLNPGCHAEILSQDSGIRGCWFRCSILKRHRDKIKVRYQDLQNADDTGNLEEWVLLTRIANPDQLGIRISGRPMVRPRYVMQDSKDPCSIDIGALVDAWWNSGWWEGIVLQCGNDGRLQVYFPGEKRVAYFGICDLRQSLEWVGDRWIPLKERKDIMSHLPPTPECEDGAFSKLVGQKDSPSTVPESGERCDEKSLGNKISRGQKRVLADLTNDLKLDNLKWMARKRSRRCSSKRQSGTSSGSSSQGDMEESSPCGINSVPDEEVCKSNGEPIFIGLPVSSLVISRRMIEH from the exons AtggacgacgcggcggcggcggcggcgaggaggtgggtGCAGTGGGAGGAGGTCGTGGTATCCAACGACCGGGGCCGGCGCCTGGTGCACTACTACCTCCGCGGCGagcccggcgccggcggcggggaggagaGGGAGCTGGCGGTGGTGGGGCGGGAGCGGAGCCCGCGCCACATGTCGTACGCGGTGCAGGGCCGTTTCCTGCGCTCGCTGGCCGCCGCGGGCGACGGGTCGGCCGCGCCATCGCCGTCCCAGTCccctgctgcggcggcggagggcgcccCGAGGAAGTGGCGGTCCAGGCGGGAGGTCGTCGATTGGCTCTCCTCTCTCGTTTCCG GTTGTAATGATGGGACTTACTCAATGGCTAATAGGTTCCATGGAAATTCGTATGATGACATTGATGTTGACTTTGTTGATGTTGCTGCCTCAATG GATGTTTCTACTACTACATTAGTCAGGAACAGCTCGAAAGACTTAACATGGTTAGGTCCTGCATGGCACTGCCAAAAAAGATGGAAACACTACAGATCCTTCTGCCGTAGGGGAATTACTATTTCG GTGCATAATTTTGTCTACATCATGAGCGAAGAGAAGAAGCGACTCATTGCGTATGTGGAGGATCTGTATGAGGACTCAAATGCACTCAACATGGTCATTGTACGATGGTTTGACAAAGTTGATGAGGTTGGTGTTGAATTGCCCCCAAATGTTGATGACAGAGAGATTTTCTTTTCTCATGGTCTTCAAGATCTCAATGTTGAATGCATCGATGGATTGGCTGCAGTCCTTAGCGCTCAGCACTTCGAGAAGTTCCAGAGTGGCATGAAACACAGCTATTGGCAGCCTTACCTTTGCCGCCGTCAGATCAATAATGATGATGTCAAACCTTTTGACATCACGCAGTTGCAAGGGTATTGGAGCCAGGAATTGCTTAAGGCCATGTTTAATGCAGGTTCTTCTTTAAAGGTACGATTTAAGGTAACTAAAGGGGGGCCTAGTTCTGATGGAGCGCAGAAGAGGAAATCTGATGCATTCAATGATGACAATTATCAACAGAGGCGTCTTCCTTCTGGTGGGTTCCTTTCGGATTCTGTAGATTTGGACCATAGCCTTCAAAAACAGCTAAATCCTGGTTGCCATGCTGAAATCCTGTCACAGGACAGTGGCATTAGGGGCTGTTGGTTTAGATGCTCAATCTTAAAGAGGCATAGAGATAAGATCAAGGTGCGATACCAAGATCTTCAGAATGCTGATGATACAGGAAATCTGGAG GAGTGGGTTTTGCTGACAAGGATCGCTAATCCTGATCAGTTGGGTATTCGCATCTCTGGAAGGCCAATGGTTCGGCCACGCTATGTGATGCAAGATAGCAAGGACCCATGCTCCATTGATATTGGTGCCCTTGTTGACGCATGGTGGAATAGTGGCTGGTGGGAGGGTATTGTATTGCAGTGTGGAAATGATGGACGTCTTCAAGTTTATTTTCCAG GAGAAAAGCGGGTAGCTTATTTTGGTATATGTGATTTGAGGCAATCACTTGAGTGGGTCGGTGACAGATGGATTCCTTTGAAGGAACGAAAAGACATCATGAGCCACTTGCCTCCTACTCCAGAATGTGAAGATGGAGCCTTTAGCAAACTAGTCGGCCAAAAGGATAGTCCTTCTACAGTACCAGAATCTGGCGAGAGGTGCGATGAGAAATCTTTGGGCAACAAGATCTCTCGGGGTCAGAAGCGTGTTCTGGCCGATCTCACGAATGATCTGAAGCTTGATAACCTGAAGTGGATGGCAAGAAAGCGGAGCAGAAGATGCAGCTCGAAAAGGCAGTCAGGCACTAGCAGCGGTAGCAGCAGCCAGGGAGACATGGAGGAGTCTAGTCCCTGTGGAATTAATTCAGTGCCTGATGAAGAAGTTTGCAAGAGCAATGGAGAGCCAATTTTCATCGGTTTGCCAGTTTCCAGCTTGGTGATTTCCAGGAGGATGATAGAGCACTAG
- the LOC124682842 gene encoding uncharacterized protein LOC124682842 isoform X2 — protein MDDAAAAAARRWVQWEEVVVSNDRGRRLVHYYLRGEPGAGGGEERELAVVGRERSPRHMSYAVQGRFLRSLAAAGDGSAAPSPSQSPAAAAEGAPRKWRSRREVVDWLSSLVSGCNDGTYSMANRFHGNSYDDIDVDFVDVAASMDVSTTTLVRNSSKDLTWLGPAWHCQKRWKHYRSFCRRGITISVHNFVYIMSEEKKRLIAYVEDLYEDSNALNMVIVRWFDKVDEVGVELPPNVDDREIFFSHGLQDLNVECIDGLAAVLSAQHFEKFQSGMKHSYWQPYLCRRQINNDDVKPFDITQLQGYWSQELLKAMFNAGSSLKRRLPSGGFLSDSVDLDHSLQKQLNPGCHAEILSQDSGIRGCWFRCSILKRHRDKIKVRYQDLQNADDTGNLEEWVLLTRIANPDQLGIRISGRPMVRPRYVMQDSKDPCSIDIGALVDAWWNSGWWEGIVLQCGNDGRLQVYFPGEKRVAYFGICDLRQSLEWVGDRWIPLKERKDIMSHLPPTPECEDGAFSKLVGQKDSPSTVPESGERCDEKSLGNKISRGQKRVLADLTNDLKLDNLKWMARKRSRRCSSKRQSGTSSGSSSQGDMEESSPCGINSVPDEEVCKSNGEPIFIGLPVSSLVISRRMIEH, from the exons AtggacgacgcggcggcggcggcggcgaggaggtgggtGCAGTGGGAGGAGGTCGTGGTATCCAACGACCGGGGCCGGCGCCTGGTGCACTACTACCTCCGCGGCGagcccggcgccggcggcggggaggagaGGGAGCTGGCGGTGGTGGGGCGGGAGCGGAGCCCGCGCCACATGTCGTACGCGGTGCAGGGCCGTTTCCTGCGCTCGCTGGCCGCCGCGGGCGACGGGTCGGCCGCGCCATCGCCGTCCCAGTCccctgctgcggcggcggagggcgcccCGAGGAAGTGGCGGTCCAGGCGGGAGGTCGTCGATTGGCTCTCCTCTCTCGTTTCCG GTTGTAATGATGGGACTTACTCAATGGCTAATAGGTTCCATGGAAATTCGTATGATGACATTGATGTTGACTTTGTTGATGTTGCTGCCTCAATG GATGTTTCTACTACTACATTAGTCAGGAACAGCTCGAAAGACTTAACATGGTTAGGTCCTGCATGGCACTGCCAAAAAAGATGGAAACACTACAGATCCTTCTGCCGTAGGGGAATTACTATTTCG GTGCATAATTTTGTCTACATCATGAGCGAAGAGAAGAAGCGACTCATTGCGTATGTGGAGGATCTGTATGAGGACTCAAATGCACTCAACATGGTCATTGTACGATGGTTTGACAAAGTTGATGAGGTTGGTGTTGAATTGCCCCCAAATGTTGATGACAGAGAGATTTTCTTTTCTCATGGTCTTCAAGATCTCAATGTTGAATGCATCGATGGATTGGCTGCAGTCCTTAGCGCTCAGCACTTCGAGAAGTTCCAGAGTGGCATGAAACACAGCTATTGGCAGCCTTACCTTTGCCGCCGTCAGATCAATAATGATGATGTCAAACCTTTTGACATCACGCAGTTGCAAGGGTATTGGAGCCAGGAATTGCTTAAGGCCATGTTTAATGCAGGTTCTTCTTTAAAG AGGCGTCTTCCTTCTGGTGGGTTCCTTTCGGATTCTGTAGATTTGGACCATAGCCTTCAAAAACAGCTAAATCCTGGTTGCCATGCTGAAATCCTGTCACAGGACAGTGGCATTAGGGGCTGTTGGTTTAGATGCTCAATCTTAAAGAGGCATAGAGATAAGATCAAGGTGCGATACCAAGATCTTCAGAATGCTGATGATACAGGAAATCTGGAG GAGTGGGTTTTGCTGACAAGGATCGCTAATCCTGATCAGTTGGGTATTCGCATCTCTGGAAGGCCAATGGTTCGGCCACGCTATGTGATGCAAGATAGCAAGGACCCATGCTCCATTGATATTGGTGCCCTTGTTGACGCATGGTGGAATAGTGGCTGGTGGGAGGGTATTGTATTGCAGTGTGGAAATGATGGACGTCTTCAAGTTTATTTTCCAG GAGAAAAGCGGGTAGCTTATTTTGGTATATGTGATTTGAGGCAATCACTTGAGTGGGTCGGTGACAGATGGATTCCTTTGAAGGAACGAAAAGACATCATGAGCCACTTGCCTCCTACTCCAGAATGTGAAGATGGAGCCTTTAGCAAACTAGTCGGCCAAAAGGATAGTCCTTCTACAGTACCAGAATCTGGCGAGAGGTGCGATGAGAAATCTTTGGGCAACAAGATCTCTCGGGGTCAGAAGCGTGTTCTGGCCGATCTCACGAATGATCTGAAGCTTGATAACCTGAAGTGGATGGCAAGAAAGCGGAGCAGAAGATGCAGCTCGAAAAGGCAGTCAGGCACTAGCAGCGGTAGCAGCAGCCAGGGAGACATGGAGGAGTCTAGTCCCTGTGGAATTAATTCAGTGCCTGATGAAGAAGTTTGCAAGAGCAATGGAGAGCCAATTTTCATCGGTTTGCCAGTTTCCAGCTTGGTGATTTCCAGGAGGATGATAGAGCACTAG
- the LOC124682550 gene encoding uncharacterized protein LOC124682550, with amino-acid sequence MSMYRDVNRPTVRVYSSETGMWGNLISTEASYQLGGDADIPATLVGHALHWLSRRDAIVEFDLDGQSLAVITGPPVANDILCQNHRIIPAEDGALGFAVLSFPCFQMWRRNANDHGVATWVPWKTIEMHTILGLPSQIDAGWKCLMGYDEDNDVVSLLVGYSIFMVQLKSMQSRKLHETKFITQWHPFTSFYTPGTTINGGSNRAEMLHDT; translated from the exons ATGAGCATGTACAGAGACGTCAATCGGCCCACCGTCCGTGTTTACTCCTCGGAGACTGGCATGTGGGGCAATCTCATTTCTACAGAGGCTTCGTATCAGCTTGGCGGCGATGCCGATATTCCCGCGACCCTTGTGGGTCACGCACTTCACTGGCTGTCCAGGAGAGATGCAATAGTTGAGTTTGATCTGGATGGGCAGAGCCTAGCTGTGATCACTGGGCCTCCTGTTGCAAATGATATCCTGTGTCAGAACCATCGGATCATCCCGGCTGAGGATGGCGCCCTTGGCTTCGCTGTTTTGTCTTTTCCTTGCTTCCAAATGTGGCGGAGGAATGCTAATGATCATGGTGTTGCCACATGGGTGCCGTGGAAGACCATTGAAATGCATACAATTCTCGGGCTCCCTTCTCAGATTGATGCGGGGTGGAAATGTCTGATGGGGTATGACGAGGATAATGATGTTGTATCTTTGCTTGTGGGCTACAGTATCTTCATGGTTCAACTTAAGTCGATGCAATCCAGGAAACTTCATGAAACCAAGTTTATCACTCAATGGCATCCTTTTACAAGTTTCTATACACCAG GGACAACCATTAACGGTGGATCTAATAGAGCTGAAATGTTGCATGATACATAG
- the LOC124682551 gene encoding heavy metal-associated isoprenylated plant protein 28-like yields MASVSCDAISQFYCMTMRMNIDCSGCYQKIRRALLEMHDIESHLIERKQQKVSVSGAFVPQDVAIKLRRRTNRRVEILELKEVDAAPSGP; encoded by the exons ATGGCAAGTGTGTCCTGTGATGCGATTTCGCAGTTCTACTGCATGACGATGCGGATGAACATCGACTGCAGCGGGTGTTACCAGAAGATCCGGAGAGCTCTTCTCGAGATGCAtg ATATCGAGAGCCACCTGATCGAGCGGAAGCAGCAGAAGGTGAGCGTCTCCGGCGCTTTCGTGCCGCAGGACGTGGCGATCAAGCTCCGCAGGAGGACCAACCGCCGCGTCGAGATACTCGAGCTCAAGGAGGTCGACGCCGCCCCCTCGGGCCCCTGA